From Anopheles darlingi chromosome 2, idAnoDarlMG_H_01, whole genome shotgun sequence, the proteins below share one genomic window:
- the LOC125959930 gene encoding protein ABHD13: MPFRDWKIVRVLAGIAVRIWAAGGAALIAATLIYIIYGGFFAFLLLLFAVSGILYHAQDNLLYHPELPANSRIFIPVPSMHGLPYETLHIKSRDGVSLHAFWIRHPGDKGRYVPTIVYFHGNAGNMGHRLQNASGFYHTLQCNVLMVEYRGYGLSTGTANEKGFFADARTVLDHLFSRHDLDHSQVIVFGRSLGGAVTIDLAADAVYGSKLMGVIVENTFTSIPDMAVELIHPCVKYLPILLYRNQFLSVDKIQFVSAPILFVSGLADTLVPPRMMTMLHTRCGSTRKQMLQIAGGSHNDTWAVSGYYQGVAQFLKECKETKGPLQTPPVSHNVWPQIEEV; encoded by the exons ATGCCGTTTCGCGACTGGAAAATTGTACGTGTGCTGGCCGGAATCGCCGTGCGAATCTGGGCCGCCGGTGGAGCGGCACTGATAGCGGCTACCCTGATCTACATTATTTATGGCGGCTTTTTTGCCTTCCTACTGCTTCTGTTTGCCGTTTCCG GCATTCTCTACCATGCACAAGACAACCTGCTGTACCACCCGGAACTGCCAGCCAATTCACGAATATTCATACCGGTTCCGTCGATGCACGGATTGCCGTACGAAACGCTGCACATTAAGAGCAGGGATGGCGTTTCGTTGCACGCCTTCTGGATACGGCATCCGGGTGATAAGGGCCGCTACGTACCGACGATTGTGTACTTTCACGGCAACGCCGGCAATATGGGACACCGATTGCAGAATGCAAGCGGATTCTACCACACGCTGCAGTGCAACGTGCTAATGGTGGAGTACCGCGGGTACGGCCTATCGACGGGAACGGCAAACGAGAAAGGGTTCTTTGCCGATGCACGCACCGTGCTGGATCATCTGTTTAGCAGGCACGACTTGGATCACAGCCAGGTGATCGTATTCGGTCGATCACTCGGTGGTGCGGTGACCATAGACTTGGCCGCCGATGCGGTCTACGGCTCGAAGCTGATGGGCGTCATCGTGGAGAACACGTTCACCAGCATCCCCGATATGGCGGTCGAGTTGATCCATCCGTGTGTCAAGTACTTGCCAATACTGCTGTACCGGAATCAGTTTCTTTCGGTCGACAAGATTCAGTTCGTTTCCGCACCGATCCTGTTCGTTTCCGGCCTGGCCGACACACTAGTGCCtccgaggatgatgacgatgttgcaCACACGGTGCGGCAGCACACGCAAACAGATGCTACAAATTGCGGGCGGTTCGCATAACGATACCTGGGCTGTGAGTGG GTACTACCAGGGAGTAGCCCAATTCTTGAAGGAATGCAAAGAAACCAAAGGACCACTGCAGACACCGCCGGTCAGCCATAACGTGTGGCCACAAATAGAGGAAGTATGA